Genomic DNA from Solanum dulcamara chromosome 4, daSolDulc1.2, whole genome shotgun sequence:
AAGACACAATACTACTATTTCGTCAAATTGCTCCTTGTGTTTTACAATCTAGAGTCGAAGTTGAGGAAAactatgttttaaaaaataatctaatgGAACTAAATGTCTTATCATCCCAAAATTGATAATGTGCCAATTTATTTTACACTTCCTCAAATTCTTGACAACTCAATTGCTACATATATAGAGCTGTTTAGCAGCAAAGTTTCTACAATTAAGTAGAACTATGAATAAGGTTAAGAGTTGCTTATTAATAAGCTACAACAATGACGGTTAAGGATTGTATTTATTGTCCACTTGCAATGTGTAGGGAAATATATGAAAGATTCCGAGCTTCATATAAGGGAAAGGAGGATATTCATACAAGACTAATGAGGAAATACAAAGACATACCTTCATGGTGGTTTAATGCATTGCTTCTGGTGACACTAGCAGTCTCCCTAATCCTCTGCATTTTCTTGAATAACCAAGTCCAGATGCCATGGTGGGGGCTTCTATTTGCAAGTGCTATTGCTTTTATCTTCACTCTTCCAATCAGCATCATAACAGCTACAACAAACCAGGTGATAAAGCATACACATTTACACTTACATTTAGCACCACAAGTATGTCTTGCCTATCAGATTATTTAGCATGTTTGAACTGTTTATCCTGCCAAAATATAGGCTATTAGCAAAGAAATCTTAATGTACTATTATTGGAAGCTCTAAGTACTACTAAACGACTGACATTCACTTTTTGTTTAACATACCAATATGCAAGCCCCGATCGATGTCTATACCTTAAACTAGTTGGATTTATTGCAAGAACAGATCCAAGATCATCACCCTTGTTATTTCAATAGAGTTTTTTCCAAGCGTCTTATTTATGATGCTAATTTGCAGACCCCAGGCTTGAACATAATCACTGAATATGTCATGGGAATAATACTACCAGGACGACCAATAGCCAATGTGTGCTTCAAAGTCTATGGGTACATGAGTATGTCACAGGCTGTCTCTTTCCTCAGTGACTTCAAACTGGGCCACTACATGAAGATCCCCCCACGATCAATGTTCTTGGTTCAGGTATATTCACTTTATCATTACTGCCAAAAAGTTGGAAATACAGCAGTGATGAACTTGGAGCTTCTAGTATACAGTAACGATTAGCAGTAACAATTTCCTAGGTAGAGAGACCACAAGTCCACAATGAAGAAGCTTCTCCATATCTTTAAGACATCCAGAATAGTCACCAGTGTCTTAATTCAGAGAGAAAACATGTTTTATGTGCTGAGATATAAATGACACGAAATGCAGACATTAGATCACTGCATAGATGTATAGAATTGAGCATCACTTCAATGAACTGAGTTTGCATTTCCAAACCCATCATTAAAAGCCAAATCTCCTCCCACcccattttgtttttttttttaaaaaaaaaaatcacagaAAGCACCAAAAGGCATTTACCTCAATATGTATGTAGATAGTTGTCTACAGTCAGATGAATCCTAAATTATGAGTGCAATGCTCATTAAAAGCAGCTATAAAGGGTAGAATAAAATTGGACATACTAGAAAAACAAGTAAATATGGAGAGTTAGGATTTCATAATCTATCAACGTACACAAGAATTTTAGCAATTTATCTTTCATCAGGAAGTACTGAGACACGTTATTTAACTTAGTCAATTTTTTCCAACAACCAGAATTTATCAGTATTTCAAACAACGGTAAATTCGAGACTAGAAGAATAATTTCCATTCTTGTTTGGTTAAATTCCAGTTTTTAGGAACAATAATTTCCGGAACTATCAACATATCTGTGGCGTGGTGGCTGCTAAACTCCATCGAGAACATATGTCAAGATGATCTCCTTCCACCAGACAGTCCATGGACATGCCCAGGAGATCGTGTGTTTTTTGATGCATCAGTTATCTGGGGTTTAGTCGGACCAAAAAGGATTTTTGGAACTCTTGGGAACTACAGCTCCATGAACTGGTTCTTCCTTGGAGGTGCAATAGGACCTGTAATAGTGTGGCTCTTGCATAAAGTGTTTCCAACACAATCATGGATTCCCCTGATCAACCTTCCAGTGCTTCTGGGAGCAACAGGTGCCATGCCACCCGCTACACCATTAAACTATAATGCATGGGTCATTGTCGGCacaattttcaacttcttcatcTTCCGATACCGAAAGCAATGGTGGCAGAGATACAACTACATTCTATCCGCAGCGTTGGATGCAGGAGTAGCTTTCATGGCAGTCCTACTATATTTCTCGTTGGGAATGGAGAATAAAGGGGTGACTTGGTGGGGTACTAACGGGGAACACTGTGAATTGGCAACTTGTCCAACAGCCAAAGGCATAGCTGTTGATGGGTGTCCAGCTAGATAAGTGGATATATTCAGTATAAGTTATATGTATTTAAGGGCCCAGAAGAATCTTTATATTCTCTCAAGTAGTATTCAGAAGTTACACACCTAGATCTGGAAAATCATCACCACTTTATTGCATATTGCTCCTACCTAAATTCTCTCTTGTAAGTAATGACAAACATTCTTGTAAAACAAGACTGTTAACATCTTCTACAACTGCAATCACATTTACCGTGGAAGAATTAAATTGTTCGCACtctatcttcctcaatcttggtTATAGTAAAACCCAGAAAGACTTCAACCCACCCCGCACCGTTTTCTATCCCTACAATTGTCTGCCTTACTTTATGTTCAGGCTCTTCCCTTTTCTACTCGTAATAACTATGAAAGATGGATTTTTCACCATTTTAAGGGATAAAGATGTACTCCCGCCGCCCCAATGTATATGGCACAATTGAAATTTCGAGAGTCGATCAAGTTTTTCTTTGACCAAAATTTCATTATATGCCTTCTAAAAATTTAAAGTTGTTAATTTCtatgatttatagtattttttacgtagttttaaatatataaattttattcctAAATACTAAAAGTTTCTATGCCTGAATTCATGTTCAAAGTTTAAAAGTTTGAAATTCCAattgtgccacataaattggcaAATACTCCCTACGTTTCCATTTGTTTGTCCGGTTTTCACTTGGcacagagtttaagaaagtaaataaGACTTTAGAATCTTGTGTCCTAAACTAAAGATATatagaatatatcaaaatgtcctttaatcttgtgatcttaaacatgCCGTGTGGaaagttaaaataaaaagttgCCAAAAAAGGTAAGAGCCATTCTTTTAGAaacggactaaaaaggaaaacaagacacacaaattgaaacggagaaAGTACTAACAATTCACTATAGGTCTCtgcatcaaaattcaatttcactAAATTACAGACTATTCAAACTTTCCTAGTCTACTTccaattgaaaaaaaagaagaaggaagattTCCTTTCAACTAACTGATGGTCCCTCCAGGATCTCATCCCTCTTCTTGCTCCTTTCTTGATGTACATTTTGTCTTTTTGCACATCTGCATCCCCTAATGCCATTTTAAGTATATACTCCCTCTTATTTGCCTAAGCTAAATGATTAGCTCGAGAATGCATCTATCTCACACAAACATTTAAAAGGAATTCAATAATTCATACATGAGTTGGATTAACTATGAAGAGGATGGGAATTCATGTTGTACCCTACTTAGGATGAATGCACTGAGCGCCACTGGTTATACTCATCCATCCGAATTATAAATGAGCTAGAACTAGGAGAACCACCTCCACCATATGCCTGCATGTTTAAAGAAGCAAATTATTTGTTTGTACGAAAAATAAAGAACATGAGTCCGTGTTTGTTTGTGGGAGGGTGAACGGGACGAGCATAGCTGGCAGCATAATTTCAAAGAGCTTAGTGGTGAGGAATATCTTCAAGATGAAGagaaataaataagtaaataaccACCAAGACAAGTGAATCGTGATGCAGACCTTGGCAACTTCTGAAGTATCAGTAGCAGCATCTACAGTCCTCAGACACATCTTGAGATTCTTCCGCTGAAGGTATACGACTGCTCCTATAGGCCTGGGGTATAATAGATTCAAAGTAAATGCAGCAGTTACATGTACTAAATTGTGGTAAAAGCAACAAATACCTTAAGATATGATCTTTTAGCATAAAACTAGTCATGGATGTGGATCATGAAGCTTATGATCTTTCTGGTTCGAAAGCGAACTAATAAAAATGGTCTCAATGCCCATGCAACacgttaagaaaaaaagaagataataaaCATAAAAACCTGAGTCCAACTGAAGCACTTTTCTTGCTTAGTTCCTTGCCAATTTCATCACTTAAGTCTGGTTCGCCATCAGCTCTAACCCCCTAAAAGATAAAACAGAATTTAAATACTTCATTTATTATCTTGAGAAAGGGAATTTTTTTTGTACAATTATAACTGAAATAGAGTAATGTTGGCTAAGCATGAATAACCTGGCATATAGAAAACCTGTAGAAGATTGAAAGCAACTCAAGCAGAAAGTTGTATAACATGTTATTGAGCATCTGAAACTAAATACTTTAAATACTGACATACAGTCAGCTGTGCTCTCAGAGACTTCCTAGTATTTTTGAGTGTTGTGAAGTAAGTAGCCAATTCAAAAGAAAACGTCATAGAAGAATATTCTTCTTTACCAAGCATTCACCATAAAGTCCTCTCCCCAGCCGAATTTTGAAAAACTTATCCAGCAACTTGTGTGCCGCAGCCAATCTATTTGAAATGTGGGAGTTTCCAGTAACAATTAAATCACCGGTGCAAATCCCCATTAGCTGTTTTAAGGGAAAAATATTAGTAATACTCTACTGAGGGAAAACATTTTATGTAAAAGGGAATGCAACATGAACTTATCTAGATCAACTCCATTTGAGCACAATAAAACGGAAAAACTACATAGCATCAAATGCATACTTTATTATCTCCAGTTCTCCATCCTAGACAACCAACTGACCCTCCCCCCACATAACCACCACATCCCACCCCTAAGAGAAAAGCAAAAAGTAACTGTGAACCTGTTTATACATATGTGGATTAGTGATGCAGTTCAATTTTGAATGCCATTGGTTAGCTCCAATTCCAAATGCCCTAATATCAGGCAAACTCCACCTGAGAAGATCTCCATCTTCTATATATTTTAGAACATTTTCAACTCGATCTTGAAAAGTAGAGTTTAGCAAGCTGATAGCATCCCCCTGTCCATTAAAAAAACACATACATCACCACTTTAGGGCCAGTCGCTGTGAAAAAACAATCTAGCTAAAAAAAAGTATTGCCAATGACAAATGCAAAAGAATGCACCTTATTGGATCCAAACTCTGAAAGCCTAGAAGAGAAATGTTCATAAACAGCAACTGAACTACTTTTCTCTAGGTTGACATGAAATGTGATACTCCCACCAGAGCTTTGATTCAAAGGGATCTTGGATAGGGCGGACTTCCGGTGATCAAACCCTACTAtcctaatttaatttaaaaaatcagtTCATAGCCCATCTCCAACTTCCAGAATCACTATCAAAGTGAAAATCAAGAGAACAACCAGAatatgaagaaatttatatttatttaataaaaaagaaaaacttactGGCATGAGGTCCGCGGAGCAAGCTCCTCAGCAAATCCTTTTGGACCAACAAAATCAAGGAAGTAGCAATTTCTCAGCCCGTCAATACACAAGTCTCCAACTCTATCGAGAAAATTAcaaagagaaaaagaataatCCATGTTCAATCCCAGatacaagaaaaaagaatatcGAATTCTTTTCTCTTTGAATATGTGAACAAAGAAGAAATTCCTTAGGTATTTTCTTTTCCTCAGTGATCAAACCTCCCTGCAACGCAATTGACCTAACTTCTTTGCTTAATCAATCAACTACTTGTCCATCCAAATTAGTCAGGGTCTACTACATGAATCCTCTGTTTGGCTCTGTTCAAGTAGTATTTGGATTCATCCTAATTAAACTATTCATTGTAGTGTTAAACTATCTTATGTCAAACTTCCTTCTTCATCGCATTTTTCTACTGTGCAGCTAAAAAAGAAGGTACCTGAAGGGTTCAACGGAAGAGAAAGGCAAGACGAGAACCTGAAGGGTTCAACGGAAGAGAAAGGCAAGACGAGGTAAGGTATGTTGAGACGAGAATGATAGAGGTGAGCGAAAAGCGCAGCAAAAGCTCCGGAAAATGAAGGATAATTGTAGAGGATGAGATTTGGGATTTTGTCTTCCGATGCTTTAGCCAATGCTTTCAATGCTGCTTGTGACCTGAAGCACCGGATTAACGGCGGTGCAAGAGCATAACTCCGATACCGGAAAATTGACAGCCGCATTGCGCCGTCGTAATGCGGCTAATCTGGACTGAGCCCGCGAAAGAGGCCTGCGGTGTTTTTCAGCGACGACTAGAATACTTGTTACcccttttttatatttgttttgtatTGTTATAGGCGTCAAAATAGCCAGCTCGGCTCAACTCAATACTGGGGTTGAAGTAAATTTTTTCAGTCCATCCAGAAATGAGGTTGTTTAGATGCTCATCAGTGTCGGAACAGCGTCAAAAAAGGAATAGATAGGTGGTTTAGTatagttttaaataaaaaaaaaaagagtttgttAATTATATACTATATTTTGATGGTTGAGTgatgaaggagaagagagaagagCAACTGTGAGTTCATTTTCTTCACCAGCTATAGATATTAGAATAGCAAAGATCTAACAGACGAAAAAACATAACAGCCTggaaatgaagaaaatgaactCACAGTTCTATACGCAGAGAGAGAAGAGGTAGCAAAATCACGGCGACGGAGAGATCTGAGCAAGGCGGCGGTCGCCATCGGAGAAACAAAGGAAGAAGACTAATTCGTAATTGTGGATGGAGATGCTGTGTGTTAGGGTTTTGGAAGGTTTTAGAGAGGAGGCGAAGAAATAGGGAAAAACAGATGCTTGTAGAAGGGGATAGAGTAATTATAGGATGCGTTGCGGTGTATGGTATAACTAGGTACACCAGAAAGTTCTAGATGTCTGCTTGAAACGACGTAGTTCGTCCACGACACTCTTGCTGGGTGCACTTCAAcctctcatttttatttttattttttttattattgtttttttttagataaactgcatttgttttataataattttatttacgaAGTTGCTAAGCGTGGATGAATAATTTTAGTcccaacacacacgaaaaaaaaaatacttttagatTGTTCTTTTAAATAATCTATATGTTGATTTAACGTGTATGTTTTCctctcttttctttaaaaatcatAGGAATACTACTTAAAAGATCTATGCAGTGATTTAATTTTGTGAAATTAATATACTATTTGGTCTTGTGAAGTTAATACAAATTATAAATGATAACGTTTTTGTTATTGGACGTCTATGCTtctttctaattaaaaaaataaacacaaaTACTAATAATTCTCgtgttaaattaaatttaaaaaaattatactgcAACAAATAAGTtggttgataattttttcataattatctTATTTGTTTCCCAtgtctaactttttttttatattcatctTATTCATTTTTCATATCTATAATAACTTAAAGATAAACTCTTACTTCAAATTTCATttcatattaacatcattttGATTGTTTTCGGATGGAATTAGCATAATCTCAGGATTATCATCTCATATTGAATGCGgtgtaaaaataatattgaaattGTGTGAGAAAGAAGTTTAAGATATTTAGCTTATAATTAAAACTTGGTTCTTACTTAGAGAATCAAAATAGACTTGGAGCAACTTTCTTGATAGCAATTTCAATgatttcatatacacataattCATTGTTCTTGCTCCATAATCTAATCTTCCGGCTTGTAAATTAGCATTAACTATCTACTCATAAAAGCTGATaagtgaaaaaggaaaagaaaaaaaaaatgctcTGCGAACTTTTGGTGTAGTAACTAGCACTGTAAATGgttaaaattaaattacattcaacaacaaaaacatatCCAATACAGTCTTAAAGTTAAACTGCGTCAGAAGTGTAAATATGCAGCTAGGGATAATGAACAGGCTGGCCCAGTTAATTAAGTAGGAATTAACGGTGTGCCAAACAGTTACGTTgactaattaatttgaatttccTACATTCTGATTCTTGGAATATCTGTTGTAAAGTGGAAGAAACATGTATAGAAAAATTAGCTGGAGAAGAAAGAGCAGAGAAGGAAATACACAATAGAGCTATATTCAGTATAATCGCACAAGTAAAATCTGAACTCATGAGTTACGTAGAGGCAAGGGAATATTAAACACAATTCATAAGTACTTATTCAGATCTATAAACAAATATACACAATGGCCTTGATACATGGATTTACCAAGCAGTTgctaaaaggaaaataataaaatgaccAAGTCAAATGGAACTTGCATGCATCCTTAAGGTTTTACAACTCATTTGGGAAAAACGAGGCTTGAGGTCTCCTCAATTAGCAGATAAACTATACATAAGACAGACAGAAATAactatgttaattaattataacagATCCCCTAAAACATGCATCATTAAGTAAAAATATAGAAACATATCATGCCAATagtaatatttttagaaaaactcTCCAACCTGCAGGTTAAGGATGTTTCGTATACAAGTGTTGTGGCCCTTAATTAGCTTAATACAAGAGTGACCGAATTAGTTGGGTAGGTGATCTTCCAAATAAACCGTCTTAAGTTCGAAATCCCCTAAATTCCCTAGTCACTACGAAAAAGTAACTAGTATATATTGTACTTGTGCTGCTACTCTAGCGTTTTTAGATAACAACCATAGTATAGAGGCCATTTACCAAATAATGTCATTGTCTATCTCTTTATCAGCTTATCTAAAGCAATGAAGGTCCACAATGCTCATTCTATAAACAGGAAAAAATTGTCctgctttctttttctttcgtTTTGTACGGAACTTTATCATTTCTTTCTATACTTTATCATTTCTTTCTATACTTATTACCTTTGACTAATATTAATATATAGTAATAACACTATCTATTTAAATTCGACCAAACAAAACAATTACCTTAAAATTCAAatctttatttttgataattttcatcGAGGGAGACAGATTTAGGATTTCAAAATTTCGAGTGTCACATCACCTTGAACAGTAACATGTGCAATATTTTATGTAAGTAGCATCAATATTTACGCAGTGAAGCAACAAATAGGATTTATTATCGATTCAGTATACAAGGCCTCATTGATTTGGTTGACTTAAAGGTTAGGGGAGGGCTAggttttgattttatttaaCCACAATTTTGTTGGACATAAATGCCTGCTTAATTTACTTGCTAAAGCAATGTCCAAGTTGTGGTTCCATCGACACAGTGAGTTGATTTGTTACTTGGGTggcatgtattttttttatatatatatatatatatatatatatatatatatacaaaatttcAATGGAAATGTCTGAATTCCATGATACCATCTTTCTACAGATTATATAGATCCGTCCTTGTTTTTATTTGACTTGATCATCTTCgtcttatttaatttgaaaaaaagtctaaaatactCCTTAACTATGCGAATTGATACAAAAATGCCTTTTGTTTACCTATCGGGTCAAAAATACCCCGACGTCAATCTTTAGGGTCTTTTTTGTCCTTATTTATAAAGGCTGAAATTTTAAACTTAATTAACAATTTCATTAATGACGTATCACCATTCTATTAGCTACCCTAATAtttaatcaaatcaattaaaaaaaactcaaatccACTGCACCAAAATCCCCACCCGTAAGAAAATCCAATTTTGTTAACCCCTAGTTCCCAAGTACCCCATTCATTCCCAAATACCATCCTTCTACATAGATCTATGGCTGTTTTCATCCGACTTAAGCACCTTGTCTTATTTAATTTGGTCAACGACCCAAAGAGGAAAATACATAAAACGAAGATGTTGATAATTATGTCATTGATTCACACTCTACTTGTCTTCACTCCAGCAAGTTGCCCTGAATTTTAGCGTTGAATATGGTAAGTCAAATTGCAGCCCATATTgttctaataaaataaaaaaatagaatttgaaCCCCATGCATTAAATAGGACCACGATCCTTGCGTTAGCCTTTGTATTCTAGCTCAACATTTTTTTTCCATAATGGGAACTTACCAGCCAGATTCTCTCGCCGGAGTGACAAACTCCGATAACGAAGATGACGACGTCTCACCGATTGAAGAAGTCCGGTTAACGGTGACCAACACCGATGACCCGACCCTACCCGTATGGACATTTAGAATGTGGTTTTTAGGCCTTTTCTCTTGCTGTTTACTCTCTTTTCTCAACCAATTTTTCTCCTATCGAACGGAACCGTTAGTTATCACACAAATCACAGTCCAAGTTGCTACTCTTCCTATCGGTCATTTCTTAGCTACAATTCTACCGACGACGAAGTTCCGGCTACCTGGATTCGG
This window encodes:
- the LOC129885696 gene encoding uncharacterized protein LOC129885696, with the translated sequence MRLSIFRYRSYALAPPLIRCFRSQAALKALAKASEDKIPNLILYNYPSFSGAFAALFAHLYHSRLNIPYLVLPFSSVEPFRVGDLCIDGLRNCYFLDFVGPKGFAEELAPRTSCQIVGFDHRKSALSKIPLNQSSGGSITFHVNLEKSSSVAVYEHFSSRLSEFGSNKGDAISLLNSTFQDRVENVLKYIEDGDLLRWSLPDIRAFGIGANQWHSKLNCITNPHMYKQLMGICTGDLIVTGNSHISNRLAAAHKLLDKFFKIRLGRGLYGECLGVRADGEPDLSDEIGKELSKKSASVGLRPIGAVVYLQRKNLKMCLRTVDAATDTSEVAKAYGGGGSPSSSSFIIRMDEYNQWRSVHSS